CTGGGGGTTAGAGCTAAAAACCACGCTTTCTTCATTCTTGCCTCCAGATATAGGCCTAATAGACTTTGAGCACAAAGGGTTTAAAGTAAGAGTCTCTAGTCCAGCTAGAGCTATACTTGAGTGTTTATATCAGGCTCCCCAGAAGCAGCCTTTATTAGAAGTTTATGAACTAATGGAGGGATTGAATAATTTAAGGCCAGCAATCGTAAACAAGTTACTAATGAATTGCACCTCAGTAAAAGTGAAGCGTTTATTCTTGTATATGGCTGAAAAAGCTGGTCATGCCTGGTTTGATTATATAAAAATAGATGAGCTGGATTTAGGGCGTGGTAAACGTAGTATCGTTAAAAATGGTGTATATGTACCGAAATATAGAATAACTGTTCGCAAGGAAATGGAAGAAAATAA
The genomic region above belongs to Chromatiales bacterium and contains:
- a CDS encoding type IV toxin-antitoxin system AbiEi family antitoxin domain-containing protein gives rise to the protein YLAGVYALQSQLGLSVHPGGKTALSLQGKSHYLEVSAKRAQLFGSAHENLPSWFRKYDWGLELKTTLSSFLPPDIGLIDFEHKGFKVRVSSPARAILECLYQAPQKQPLLEVYELMEGLNNLRPAIVNKLLMNCTSVKVKRLFLYMAEKAGHAWFDYIKIDELDLGRGKRSIVKNGVYVPKYRITVRKEMEENNR